A part of Fusarium oxysporum Fo47 chromosome III, complete sequence genomic DNA contains:
- a CDS encoding ribonuclease H-like domain-containing protein: MSPTIKNRLWNPAFGIRFSPKNDHQPPYPFLDITRFVHTPASGSGDVEKGDVEADEFSEGEEFERDAAEWFDQQDRLVLPTIETISKGTQVASDTDGDLVEASKREKALTDSVTAPLTSLDYTIDANLWDTARKSKAGSSQSFWSYKMYRQVQGNGEEQKVKVHYCTSKHTMEHVCERYFSDEKVIGFDLEWLVARGPANSNPRRNVSLIQIASPSRVGLFHVALFPKDDFVAPTFKRIMEDESVTKVGVAIKGDCTRLKNNLGINSKGILELSHLYKLVKYSKAGELDRINKVMVSLAVQTQEMLGLPLFKGDDVRSSNWMMRLSADQIAYSASDAYVGLQLYYVLEQERMKLQPTPPRPAFVEQNLPIRFLTADDVDESDATSESGESEVIADVEVRLETPETRPTQSVATPTTKATPPSENNSHDTRDPRILAAEKHAQQYRSTTRRQSTPPLSSLRTYYMWYDNQDLTPEAVATLLRTPPLKTNTVVSYILDAIISEGLPFSKARLRTEVLVHLAPQSLVSARYRALVDASQESEEL; the protein is encoded by the exons ATGTCACCAACTATAAAGAATCGTCTGTGGAATCCGGCTTTTGGGATCAGGTTCTCTCCGAAAAATGATCATCAGCCACCTTATCCATTCCTAGATATTACTCGATTTGTTCATACCCCTGCCTCTGGGTCTGGAGATGTTGAAAAGGGAGATGTCGAAGCTGACGAGTTcagtgaaggtgaagagTTCGAGCGTGATGCGGCGGAATGGTTCGATCAACAAGATCGGTTGGTATTGCCTACCATTGAAACCATCTCTAAAGGCACTCAGGTTGCATCAGACACAGACGGAGATCTCGTCGAGGCCTCAAAACGGGAGAAAGCCCTGACGGATTCCGTCACTGCTCCTCTCACATCCTTAGATTACACAATCGACGCCAACCTTTGGGATACAGCCCGAAAGAGTAAGGCTGGCTCCAGCCAGTCGTTCTGGTCCTACAAAATGTACcgtcaagttcaaggaaACGGCGAGGAGCAGAAAGTCAAAGTCCACTACTGCACTTCAAAACACACGATGGAGCATGTTTGTGAAAGGTACTTTTCTGACGAGAAAGTCATTGGCTTCGATTTGGAGTGGCTTGTTGCGAGAGGTCCTGCCAACTCCAACCCTCGACGAAATGTTTCGCTCATCCAGATCGCTAGTCCAAGTCGTGTGGGCTTGTTCCACGTTGCACTTTTTCCCAAGGACGACTTTGTCGCCCCAACTTTCAAGAGGATCATGGAGGACGAAAGCGTAACAAAAGTCGGCGTGGCTATCAAGGGTGACTGCACAAGATTGAAGAACAATCTCGGCATAAACAGTAAGGGGATTCTCGAGCTGTCTCACCTCTACAAACTTGTCAAATACTCGAAGGCTGGAGAGCTGGACCGAATCAATAAGGTCATGGTGTCTTTAGCCGTGCAGACACAGGAGATGTTAGGTCTTCCTTTGTTCAAAGGAGATGATGTGCGGTCCAGTAATTGGATGATGCGTCTGTCAGCAGATCAAATTGCAT ATTCCGCATCAGATGCGTATGTTGGTCTCCAGCTGTACTACGTGCTTGAGCAGGAACGCATGAAGCTTCAGCCTACTCCTCCTCGGCCAGCTTTCGTGGAGCAGAATCTTCCTATTCGGTTCTTGACCGCTGATGACGTTGATGAAAGTGATGCGACTTCAGAATCGGGGGAATCTGAGGTGattgctgatgttgaggtgAGACTTGAAACACCAGAAACCAGGCCTACGCAATCGGTCGCAACGCCCACGACAAAGGCTACGCCCCCATCAGAGAACAATTCCCATGATACAAGGGATCCCCGTATCCTCGCTGCCGAAAAGCACGCTCAACAATACCGTAGCACAACGCGCCGCCAGTCGACTCCACCATTGTCGTCTCTTCGCACTTATTACATGTGGTATGACAACCAAGATCTTACACCAGAGGCCGTTGCTACGCTCTTACGTACTCCTCCTCTTAAGACAAACACTGTTGTTTCTTATATCCTTGATGCCATCATCTCGGAAGGGTTACCTTTTTCCAAGGCGAGGCTTAGAACTGAGGTGTTAGTCCACCTTGCTCCCCAATCACTAGTGAGTGCCAGGTATCGAGCATTGGTGGATGCAAGTCAAGAGTCTGAAGAACTATAA
- a CDS encoding muts domain V-domain-containing protein, with amino-acid sequence MFQPYGAPSVRHPPSAALGITISFNFQAATFVVSNAAAIVGAPSPKASAISHGHCHIEHSLYHGFSIRSFQHPPSPHRPLQARGKKTTTTIKLSDLPQGLIQPKPVSPLPTSSSVSSPHDESTEALPLPLPPLPQDPPAYPTVLLQARQNMLKFDNCVLLTRVGGFYELYFEHAEEYGPLLNIKVANKKTNAGLVPMAGFPFFQLDRFLKILVQDLGRHVAIAEEYPNSPTAKVRSGGLMHDRRVARIITPGTLIDENFMDPYANNYVMAIHIDPGTKATNTVTDVKAVIGRVAGSEGGLGGQGPESAHPAPSAVGVGRGAGQSQGFRDAVPLGLAWLDLSTGYFCTQEANLASLPTILSRLCPRELLLDQALQSCPDNGLSDLLAEDRHIISYAPRPHDSSLFHPENWTPMLECALAEHEASAFSPAEVHAAGFLLGYVKDRLQGMSMKLQPPLRNKDMQVMAVDKNSMRALEIKQTIRDGVFRGSLLHAIRRTVTKSGARLLNEWLSAPSTSLELITSRQDLVTRFIDDVNLSDSVILLLRRSHDSQRLVQKFTLGRGDADDLLDLASTIDAAKDIVNLLKNANAASRKSEHHCLTSLISRISLTQPLKLSQRIRDAIDEEGIELQHEVQDSEASQMLALAENVVSNEGSQDDAASLPKGKRKRPASIRDYYAEENGAWIMRPAASPNLTKLHTDLATLTEEKATLNETLRESLNAPSLSLKWTPGLGHIAHIKGKDARNLADVQALSSSRSTRSFHISEWTLLGQRMDQVRAQIRAEEQAVFHSLRELVVKNLVKLRRNAAVLDELDITTSFAKLAREQNLVRPVLNNTTSHTIIGGRHPTVEGGLFEQGRSFVRNDCLVGSPTDGRIWLITGPNMAGKSTFLRQNALITILAQIGCYVPASYAELGIVDAIFSRVGSADNLYRDQSTFMVEMLETAAILKQATPRSFVIMDEIGRGTTPEDGTAVAFASLHHLATVNQCRTLFATHFHSVADLAQEEGLCSAEAGVVQTYCTNVVEDGEGGFFYNHKLQRGINRQSHALKVARLAGLPDRAIEVAKRALKQDNFI; translated from the exons ATGTTCCAGCCGTATGGTGCCCCCAGTGTTCGGCATCCGCCATCTGCGGCCCTTGGCATcaccatcagcttcaacttccaG GCGGCCACATTTGTTGTTTCTAATGCTGCAGCAATAGTAGGAGCTCCTTCACCTAAAGCTTCTGCCATTTCTCATGGACACTGTCATATTGAGCACTCACTATACCATGGCTTCTCTATCCGCTCATTCCAACATCCACCATCTCCCCATCGTCCTCTCCAAGCCAGGGGTAAAaagaccaccaccaccataaAGCTCTCCGATTTGCCTCAGGGGCTTATTCAACCGAAGCCAGTATCTCCTCTACCAACGTCATCGTCAGTTTCATCTCCCCACGATGAGTCGACAGAGGCTTTGCCGCTCCCGCTGCCGCCATTACCCCAAGATCCTCCCGCGTATCCCACCGTGCTGCTTCAAGCCCGTCAGAATATGCTCAAGTTTGATAACTGTGTGTTGCTGACGCGAGTGGGCGGTTTCTATGAGCTCTACTTTGAGCACGCTGAGGAGTACGGGCCCCTGTTAAACATCAAGGTAGCTAACAAAAAGACAAATGCTGGTCTTGTCCCCATG GCAGGTTTCCCCTTCTTCCAGCTCGATCGTTTCCTCAAAATTCTCGTTCAAGATCTCGGTCGCCATGTCGCGATCGCTGAGGAGTATCCAAACTCTCCCACAGCGAAGGTCAGGTCAGGTGGGTTGATGCATGATCGTCGAGTTGCTCGTATCATTACTCCCGGAACTCTAATAGATGAGAATTTTATGGATCCATATGCCAACAACTACGTGATGGCGATTCATATAGACCCAGGCACCAAAGCCACAAATACCGTCACTGATGTAAAGGCCGTTATCGGCCGAGTGGCAGGTTCAGAAGGAGGACTAGGGGGCCAAGGACCCGAATCAGCCCACCCAGCACCATCAGCTGTTGGCGTTGGCCGAGGTGCTGGACAGTCTCAGGGGTTCCGAGACGCCGTGCCACTCGGCCTGGCATGGCTTGATCTCTCAACTGGTTACTTCTGCACCCAAGAAGCCAATCTTGCATCCTTACCGACGATCTTGTCCCGACTATGCCCGCGCGAGCTTCTCCTAGACCAGGCACTGCAGTCCTGCCCTGACAATGGCCTATCTGACCTCCTCGCTGAGGATCGTCACATCATCTCATACGCACCCCGCCCGCATGATTCTTCGCTGTTTCATCCGGAAAACTGGACGCCCATGCTGGAGTGTGCCCTAGCTGAACATGAAGCATCCGCCTTCTCGCCAGCTGAGGTACACGCTGCCGGCTTCCTTCTTGGTTATGTCAAGGATCGGCTGCAAGGCATGAGTATGAAGTTGCAACCTCCGCTAAGGAACAAAGACATGCAGGTCATGGCTGTCGATAAAAATAGCATGCGTGCTCTTGAGATCAAGCAAACCATTCGTGATGGTGTGTTCCGGGGTAGTTTGCTGCATGCCATTCGTCGCACTGTTACTAAAAGCGGTGCTCGACTTCTCAACGAGTGGTTGAGTGCACCGTCCACGTCTCTTGAGCTCATCACTAGTAGACAGGATCTCGTCACCCGCTTCATCGACGATGTAAACCTGAGTGACTCCGTAATCCTCTTGTTGCGTAGGAGTCACGACTCTCAGCGCCTTGTTCAGAAATTCACACTTGGCCGTGGCGATGCTGATGACCTCCTCGATTTGGCCAGTACTATCGATGCGGCCAAGGATATCGTGAATCTCTTGAAAAATGCCAACGCTGCATCTCGCAAGTCAGAGCACCACTGCCTAACTTCATTGATATCTCGAATCAGTCTCACGCAGCCCCTGAAACTTTCCCAGCGCATCAGAGATGcaattgatgaagaaggtaTCGAGTTACAGCATGAGGTCCAAGACTCCGAGGCCAGCCAGATGTTAGCCCTTGCTGAAAATGTCGTTAGCAACGAAGGTTCACAGGACGATGCGGCATCTCTTCCTAAGGGCAAGCGAAAACGGCCCGCCAGTATTCGGGATTATTACGCCGAAGAGAATGGAGCTTGGATCATGAGACCTGCTGCGAGCCCAAACTTGACAAAGCTTCACACTGATCTCGCGACTTTGACAGAAGAGAAAGCGACACTCAACGAGACCCTCCGCGAAAGCCTCAATGCTCCAAGTTTATCCCTTAAGTGGACACCTGGCCTTGGCCACATTGCCCATATCAAGGGCAAAGACGCTCGAAATCTCGCTGATGTACAAGCTCTGTCCTCGAGCCGTTCTACGCGATCTTTTCACATATCCGAATGGACACTTCTCGGGCAACGTATGGACCAAGTTCGCGCCCAGATTCGTGCTGAAGAACAAGCCGTGTTCCACTCCCTTCGAGAGCTTGTCGTCAAAAATCTTGTCAAGCTGCGCCGTAATGCCGCCGTCCtcgatgaacttgacatCACAACCTCCTTCGCTAAGTTGGCTCGCGAGCAGAACCTCGTCCGGCCCGTGCTGAACAATACGACTAGCCACACCATCATAGGCGGCAGACATCCCACTGTTGAGGGCGGCCTATTTGAGCAGGGTCGAAGTTTTGTGAGGAACGACTGTCTGGTTGGATCACCAACTGACGGCCGGATCTGGTTGATCACAGGTCCCAACATGGCCGGTAAAAGTACGTTTCTACGCCAGAATGCTCTCATCACGATCTTGGCCCAGATCGGTTGCTACGTGCCTGCATCATACGCAGAACTAGGGATTGTGGATGCTATCTTTAGCCGAGTGGGCTCAGCTGACAACCTCTACCGCGATCAAAGCACATTCATGGTTGAGATGCTGGAAACAGCAGCTATCCTCAAGCAGGCAACACCGCGGTCTTTCGTCATCATGGATGAGATCGGTCGAGGTACCACGCCAGAGGACGGTACAGCTGTCGCCTTTGCAAGCCTGCATCACCTCGCGACCGTCAACCAATGCCGCACCCTTTTTGCGACACACTTCCACTCTGTAGCCGACTTGGCTCAAGAAGAGGGGTTGTGTTCAGCTGAGGCAGGTGTTGTTCAGACATATTGCACCAATGTAGTCGAGGATGGTGAGGGAGGTTTCTTCTACAATCACAAACTTCAGAGAGGTATTAACCGACAAAGCCACGCACTGAAAGTTGCAAGACTTGCTGGGCTACCGGATCGAGCCATTGAGGTAGCGAAACGTGCCTTGAAACAAGATAACTTCATATAG
- a CDS encoding uncharacterized protein (domain of unknown function-domain containing protein): protein MGETTKIQKGKVSANRNSEARREQNRLASRNYREKRKQKLALLNELLEPSNLSSITGNGHIDDVPGPSGSSDTGAPPLQGQTLSSAPLTNHLIPLDLNRFDGTGTYFVPQTWEDFTQESVSTVISNQLVPEFLPALNKGNPPSLGSHDQWEDVMPGLIQQSSAFTGQPPADYMGYRAIEEVFEDSPDSDHSGSQGASSNDDGSLKDILYGVESLSIEQKRSLLRHLQQDIRGPKSPSSSQNILHQTPGQLQAIQFAKALYKTANARPSLFPAQYTMEPGIFGAIFANCYALGMRGVDEILHDDGCSVFSVTPDEGHHPSKLSFVKSRFLDVSSDLQPIEKQLTFGHHPYIDVIPFKIFRENLITVLDQDPNAIDEGALCHDILSGGFTCWGAGRNSHGMGAGVPWDSRSWEPSIWFLMKYRALAGEWDGELWKSARWWHSARGERIQISQGIDIGSNMFKGTPRR, encoded by the exons ATGGGTGAGACCACAAAGATCCAGAAGGGCAAGGTGTCAGCCAACCGCAATAGCGAGGCACGCCGTGAGCAGAACCGTCTTGCCAGCCGAAACTATC GCGAAAAGCGGAAACAGAAACTGGCCCTGCTAAATGAGCTTTTGGAGCCCAGTAACCTTTCTAGTATCACCGGTAATGGTCATATAGATGATGTTCCGGGTCCCAGTGGTTCGAGTGACACCGGCGCTCCTCCATTGCAAGGCCAAACATTGTCTAGCGCCCCTCTGACTAACCATCTCATACCATTGGATCTTAATAGATTCGATGGCACTGGAACTTATTTTGTGCCGCAAACTTGGGAAGATTTTACCCAGGAGTCGGTTTCAACGGTCATTTCTAACCAACTGGTACCGGAATTTCTGCCAGCACTTAACAAAGGCAACCCTCCCAGCCTTGGATCTCACGACCAGTGGGAAGATGTCATGCCTGGGCTTATACAACAATCCTCAGCGTTTACAGGCCAACCCCCAGCAGACTACATGGGCTATAGGGCCATAGAAGAAGTCTTTGAGGATAGTCCAGACTCTGACCACAGCGGCTCTCAAGGAGCCTCAAGCAATGACGATGGTTCCCTGAAAGACATCCTATACGGCGTAGAGAGCCTCAGCATTGAACAAAAACgatctcttcttcgtcatctaCAACAAGATATCCGAGGACCGAAATCTCCGTCCTCTTCACAAAACATACTGCATCAGACTCCTGGTCAACTTCAAGCTATCCAATTTGCCAAAGCATTGTACAAGACAGCAAATGCGAGACCATCGCTTTTCCCAGCACAATACACAATGGAGCCGGGGATATTTGGTGCAATATTCGCAAACTGCTACGCTCTCGGTATGAGGGGTGTAGACGAGATactccatgatgatggttgcaGTGTGTTCTCTGTTACCCCGGACGAAGGCCACCATCCATCAAAACTGTCCTTTGTGAAGTCAAGATTCCTGGATGTATCATCTGATCTTCAACCGATTGAGAAACAGTTAACGTTTGGACATCATCCTTATATT GATGTTATTCCGTTTAAAATCTTCCGTGAGAATCTTATCACCGTTCTCGATCAAGATCCTAATGCCATTGATGAAGGGGCTCTGTGCCACGATATTCTTTCCGGCGGTTTCACATGCTGGGGAGCTGGGAGGAACTCACATGGTATGGGTGCAGGTGTGCCGTGGGACTCACGTAGTTGGGAGCCCAGTATATGGTTTTTAATGAAGTATCGTGCTTTGGCAGGTGAGTGGGATGGTGAGCTGTGGAAGAGTGCTCGGTGGTGGCATAGTGCTCGAGGGGAGAGAATACAAATATCGCAGGGAATAGATATAGGCAGCAACATGTTTAAAGGTACACCAAGGCGATAG
- a CDS encoding WD40-repeat-containing domain protein, with protein sequence MGDVAQVKVVFTTTEQDLVLPDSKQQLLVPADIKRYGLSRILNSESMLDTSSPIPLDFLANGTFLRTSIEEYLATNGLSSESTLTLQYVRSLLPPVYEASFEHDDWVGGIDLLSATSRAGLLVGGSNIPERVASASYDGLVRVWNPSGDAIAVSPAGRAGGHTQRANAVKWISQKQLASVGLDRKVIVWDYSESEDGFSGALKSSMELWGHEKEINSLDINGATKRILTASSDGKVGLWTSSKRTAPQADPESLPSAHSTKRAKLASAANTAQRGPLALIPVHDEPVTAAIFHPNDATVAYSASKDHTVRTIDLTTQREVSRLTTMHPLLCATALPGSSLVAAGSSARHITLLDPRESATTTSAMTLRGHVNMVVSLAPSPENDHSLVSGSHDSTCRVWDLRSVRMGTSEEGGGSVSEPVYTIGREWLKGKKLPVAGDGAKVLSVAWDQSWGIVSGGEDKKVQINRGRDLFGPGS encoded by the exons ATGGGGGACGTCGCACAGGTGAAGGTCGTCTTCACTACCACTGAGCAGGATTTGGTACTTCCAGACTCTAAGCAACAATTGCTCGTACCTGCAG ATATTAAACGATATGGCCTCTCTCGCATTCTCAACTCCGAGTCTATGCTCGACACCTCCTCTCCCATCCCTCTCGACTTTCTTGCCAATGGCACATTTCTCCGAACTTCTATCGAAGAGTATCTTGCAACAAACGGTCTTTCATCTGAATCTACTTTAACTTTGCAGTATGTTCGAAGTCTGCTACCCCCGGTTTACGAAGCGAGCTTTGAGCATGACGACTGGGTCGGTGGCATAGACCTCCTATCTGCTACTTCACGAGCAGGCCTTCTGGTTGGTGGTAGTAACATCCCCGAACGAGTTGCGAGTGCTTCCTACGACGGCCTCGTTAGAGTTTGGAACCCCTCTGGAGACGCAATCGCAGTGTCTCCTGCTGGTCGAGCTGGTGGTCACACGCAGCGAGCGAATGCGGTTAAGTGGATCTCACAGAAGCAGCTGGCTTCAGTTGGCCTGGATCGCAAGGTTATTGTCTGGGACTATAGCGAGTCTGAGGATGGTTTCTCTGGTGCCCTCAAGTCCAGCATGGAACTCTGGGGTCACGAGAAGGAAATCAACAGTCTTGACATTAACGGAGCCACTAAGCGTATTCTCACAGCATCATCTGACGGTAAAGTTGGTCTTTGGACGTCGTCAAAAAGAACAGCTCCCCAGGCAGATCCCGAGAGCCTGCCTTCTGCCCATAGCACGAAGCGAGCCAAGCTTGCAAGTGCCGCCAACACTGCACAGCGTGGTCCTCTTGCTTTGATCCCTGTCCATGATGAGCCTGTGACTGCTGCCATCTTTCATCCCAACGACGCAACGGTCGCCTATTCGGCATCGAAAGATCATACTGTTCGCACTATTGACTTAACAACTCAGCGCGAGGTCAGCCGACTCACTACCATGCACCCACTATTATGCGCAACGGCGCTCCCCGGATCCTCCCTTGTCGCTGCTGGTTCGTCGGCCCGACATATTACCCTCCTCGACCCCCGCGAGTCAGCCACTACTACCTCAGCCATGACACTCCGCGGTCACGTTAATATGGTTGTCTCTTTGGCGCCTTCGCCCGAAAACGACCACTCGCTTGTGTCTGGCTCTCACGACAGTACATGTCGTGTGTGGGATCTTCGAAGCGTGCGGATGGGTACATCGGAAGAGGGTGGTGGAAGCGTAAGTGAGCCAGTGTACACCATAGGCCGAGAGTGGCTTaagggcaagaagctccCCGTCGCTGGTGATGGAGCCAAGGTGTTGAGTGTAGCCTGGGATCAATCCTGGGGTATTGTGAGTGGTGGTGAGGATAAGAAGGTTCAAATTAACAGAGGCCGTGATCTGTTTGGGCCAGGATCATAG
- a CDS encoding ribosomal protein L10-domain-containing protein, with amino-acid sequence MGGKSENKANYFDKLKGLLEAYNSIFIVEVDNVSSQQMHEIRQALRSKGVVLMGKNTMVRRALKTFIPDSPEYERLLPHVKGNVGFVFTNDDLKEVRDIILANKVAAPARAGALAPADVWVPAGNTGMEPGKTSFFQALGVPTKIARGTIEITTDLKLVEAGSKVGPSEATLLNMLNISPFTYGMGISQVYDQGQSFPPSVLDVGEEQLLKTLSQAIATIATISLALNFPTLPSVLHSVVNSYKKVLAVAISTEITWPEIEELKDRIANPDAYASAAPAAAASGGAAAPAEAEKKDESEEEDEDEEGFGGLFD; translated from the exons ATGGGGGGCAAGTCTGAGAACAAGGCCAACTAtttcgacaagctcaagggctTGCTCGAGGCCTAcaactccatcttcatcgttGAGGTTGACAATGTCAGCTCCCAGCAGATGCACGAGATCCGACAGGCTCTCCGAAGCAAGGGTGTTGTCCTCATGGGCAAGAACACCATG GTTCGCCGAGCCTTGAAGACCTTCATCCCCGACTCTCCCGAGTACGAGCGTCTCCTCCCCCACGTCAAGGGCAACGTTGGTTTCGTCTTCACCAACGACGACCTTAAGGAGGTCCGTGACATCATCCTCGCCAACAAGGTCGCTGCTCCTGCTCGTGCCGGTGCTCTCGCCCCTGCCGATGTCTGGGTTCCTGCTGGAAACACTGGTATGGAGCCTGGAAAGACCTCTTTCTTCCAGGCCCTCGGTGTCCCCACCAAGATTGCCCGTGGTACCATTGAAATCACCACTGATCTCAAGCTCGTTGAGGCCGGCTCCAAGGTCGGTCCCTCCGAGGCCACCCTGCTCAACATGCTTAACATCTCTCCCTTCACCTACGGTATGGGTATCTCTCAGGTCTACGACCAGGGCCAGTCTTTCCCTCCCAGCGTTCTCGACGTCGGTGAGGAGCAGCTCCTCAAGACTCTGTCTCAGGCTATTGCCACCATTGCCACCATCTCTCTGGCTCTGAACTTCCCTACCCTGCCTTCGGTTCTCCACTCCGTTGTCAACAGCTACAAGAAGGTTCTTGCTGTTGCCATCTCCACCGAGATCACCTGGCCCGAGattgaggagctcaaggaccGCATTGCCAACCCCGATGCTTATGCTTCCGCCGCTCCTGCCGCTGCCGCTTCTGGTGGCGCTGCCGCccctgctgaggctgagaagaaggatgagtccgaggaggaggacgaggacgaggagggcTTCGGCGGTCTCTT CGACTAA
- a CDS encoding glycogen synthase: MSEGEQQTRDIKNHLLFEIATEVAHRVGGIYSVIKSKAPVTTAEYGDRYTLIGPLNHQSAAVEVEEMEPTSPEIAATLQSMRDRGIHIVYGRWLIEGAPRVILIDTKTAYGRMDEWKADLWEAASIPSPPGDDETNEAIVFGYLVAWFLGEFVCHEKKRAVIAHFHEWLAGVALPLCKKRRIDVTTIFTTHATLLGRYLCAGSVDFYNNLQWFDVDAEAGKRGIYHRYCIERAAAHACDVFTTVSHITAFESEHLLKRKPDGVLPNGLNVTKFSAVHEFQNLHQQAKEKIHDFVRGHFYGHYDFDPDNTLYLFTAGRYEFRNKGVDMFIESLARLNHRLKAAGSKVTVVAFIIMPAQTTSLTVEALKGQAVIKSLRDTTHVIEQSIGRRIFERSLKWHEGDPMPDEKELISAQDRVLLRRRLFAMKRHGLPPIVTHNMLNDHEDPVLNQIRRVQLFNHPSDRVKVVFHPEFLNSANPVLPLDYDDFVRGCHLGVFSSYYEPWGYTPAECTVMGVPSITTNLSGFGCYMEELIENSSDYGIYIVDRRTKGVDDSVNQLTSFMYDFCGKSRRQRINQRNRTERLSDLLDWKRMGMEYVKARQLALRRAYPNSFSGDDEEEDFIPGVEQKISRPFSVPGSPRDRTGMMTPGDFASLQEGREGLSTEDYVAWKLPEEEDPDEYPFPLTLRTKQPAPHSPSDNVPVNGTQ; the protein is encoded by the exons ATGAGCGAAGGCGAGCAGCAGACTCGCGACATCAAGAACCACCTTCTCTTTGAGATTGCCACTGAGGTAGCTCATCGAG TCGGTGGTATCTACTCGGTTATCAAATCCAAGGCTCCTGTTACAACAGCTGAATATGGCGACCGCTACACACTGATCGGTCCCCTCAACCATCAATCG GCCGCCGTCgaggtggaggagatggaacCCACCAGCCCAGAGATCGCTGCTACCCTACAGTCCATGAGAGATCGAGGAATTCACATTGTTTATGGTCGTTGGTTGATTGAAGGGGCTCCCAGAGTTATTCTCATTGACACCAAGACCGCCTATGGTCGCATGGATGAGTGGAAGGCCGATTTGTGGGAAGCTGCCAGCATTCCTTCACCACCTGGTGACGATGAGACCAACGAGGCCATTGTTTTTGGTTATCTGGTCGCCTGGTTCCTGGGAGAG ttCGTCTGccatgagaagaagagggctGTCATTGCTCACTTCCACGAGTGGCTTGCTGGCGTTGCCCTGCCCCTCTGCAAGAAGCGCCGCATCGATGTGACGACGATCTTTACCACACACGCCACTCTTCTCGGCCGATACCTCTGCGCTGGCTCCGTGGATTTCTACAACAACCTGCAATGGTTCGATGTCGATGCTGAGGCTGGTAAGCGCGGTATCTACCACCGATACTGCATTGAACGAGCAGCCGCGCATGCATGTGATGTTTTCACCACAGTCTCCCACATCACAGCGTTTGAGTCCGAGCATCTGCTGAAGCGAAAGCCTGATGGCGTTCTGCCCAATGGTCTGAACGTCACAAAGTTCTCGGCGGTTCACGAATTCCAAAACCTGCATCAGCAGGCAAAGGAGAAGATTCATGACTTTGTTCGAGGGCACTTCTATGGTCACTACGACTTTGATCCCGACAACACTCTATACCTCTTCACCGCCGGTCGTTACGAGTTCAGGAATAAGGGTGTCGACATGTTCATTGAGTCCCTAGCACGATTGAACCATCGTCTCAAGGCCGCTGGTAGCAAGGTGACCGTTGTTGCCTTTATTATCATGCCTGCTCAGACCACTTCCCTCACTGTCGAGGCGCTGAAGGGTCAAGCGGTTATCAAGTCACTCCGAGATACCACACACGTTATTGAGCAAAGCATTGGCCGTCGCATCTTTGAGCGCTCTCTTAAGTGGCATGAGGGTGATCCCATGCCCGATGAGAAGGAACTCATCTCTGCTCAAGACCGAGTTTTACTTCGCCGTCGTCTCTTTGCCATGAAGCGTCACGGACTTCCCCCAATTGTCACCCATAATATGCTCAACGATCATGAGGACCCTGTCCTGAACCAGATTCGACGTGTACAACTTTTCAACCACCCGTCTGACCGAGTCAAGGTAGTCTTCCACCCCGAGTTCCTCAACTCTGCCAACCCTGTTCTTCCTCTCGATTACGACGACTTTGTCCGAGGCTGTCACCTGGGCGTCTTCTCTTCGTACTATGAGCCTTGGGGCTATACTCCCGCCGAATGTACTGTCATGGGTGTGCCCAGCATTACCACTAACCTTTCAGGTTTCGGATGCTATATGGAAGAGCTTATCGAGAACTCGAGCGACTATGGTATCTACATTGTGGATCGACGAACCAAGGGTGTTGACGACTCAGTCAACCAGCTCACCTCGTTCATGTACGATTTTTGCGGCAAGAGCCGCCGTCAGCGCATCAACCAACGAAATCGAACAGAGCGTCTTAGCGACCTCCTTGACTGGAAGCGCATGGGCATGGAGTATGTCAAGGCTCGTCAGCTAGCTCTACGCCGTGCCTACCCCAACTCTTTCAGtggcgacgatgaggaggaggacttCATCCCTGGTGTCGAGCAAAAGATTTCGCGACCCTTCTCTGTTCCCGGCTCGCCACGAGATCGCACTGGCATGATGACCCCCGGCGATTTTGCCAGTCTTCAGGAAGGCCGTGAAGGCCTGAGCACTGAGGACTATGTTGCATGGAAGCTTCC tgaggaagaagaccCCGACGAGTACCCATTCCCCCTCACTCTTCGAACGAAGCAACCTGCCCCCCATAGCCCTTCTGATAATGTACCTGTCAACGGAACCCAGTAG